Genomic segment of Eremothecium sinecaudum strain ATCC 58844 chromosome VIII, complete sequence:
ATAATTCACTTTGGTAATCATGTTCCGCTCGATGTTGAGCTATTCATTAAGTACCTTTCTACTTCTTTCAACGGTAAAGTATTTTATGTGGAGCGTGTGGAGTTCTTCGTCTTGAGATTCTACTATAGGAATCTGTTTGGGAAGAATGGAGGCGATTGTATTCATACGGTATTTTTTGCGGAGGAAGCAATTACAACCGCAATACACATGGGGTTTCACAAGGATATTAACGATCTGTACAAAAACCACCCGGTCTATAAGGACAGAATATTGTATCTGGAGAATCTGTGGCATTGGGTTTTATTTATTGATGTCGAGGTTTCGCTTTCCATGGGTGTTCCTCTCCATATATCCGAAAAATTTGTTACTTCAGAATCAATTTTGGATCGGAACACTGGTAGTTTATATTTCCTGAAGGAAGTCATTGTCAAATTTAGATCTATATTGAATCGGATATATTCGCCGGTTGGAACACCGGACCTTAAAGCACTGATAGAAGAGATACGTGAGTTTGTGCGACGCAATTACAAGTCATTGTCATTTTACCTTGATGGCCAAAATCTTACTGGCCAAGAATATATGGAACTTGAATCACTTATGTTTTTCATGTCCACAATGTTTCATCTAGCAATGGTTAATTTAATAATTAACGATGATCGTTCACCGGTAATCTTCGCCACTATATTACAGTACATCCTGTTCACTATTAAATTAACCATGGTAGTAATACAGAGGTATTTTGATTTAGATTCGGTTTATTATCCTGAACGTGTTGCCAACCCTACTAAACTTCCCCTTATTCATTTGCACCAGGGAATATCGCTTATGGCGAAAATGTCCCCTAGGTCAATTGCAGAATATTATACACTGCTTTTCGACCTTCATACATGCGGTGATGTCTACAGTGAACGAAACGGTATTCCAGATGTACCAGTTTCGGAAACTTTTGACTTAGACATCAAAAGCCTTGAAGTGCCTGACGATCACCATGTGAGTATACCAGCGGCGGCTGCAGAGATAGACAAATTATTCGATGATTTTTTGTCTGGAGCAAGCGCCAAACTTTTGTCTGTATTAAAGCGAACTTATCCCTTCGTAGTGATGACTTCCTTAGAGCGTATTTGCAAGGTAGTGTTGCAAGGTGCATTTGAAAGTCAGGATACTATGTTTACAAGCATGAGGAACCAACCCACTGGCACATATTCTACATCGAACTCCAAAAACGTACAACAAGATCAACAGCAGCGAAATGTCTCGCAACAATACCAAAACATGCAAACTCCACCAGGGCATGCTTACCCAGTATTAATGTACCATTCGGAACAAAGCAATCAGGGCAAACAATTCACCGGGAATAATAGACCCTACGTCGGTTTAGACATCTCAAAACAGGCAAGTATTCCCACTCACCCAGCGCTATATGAATCGCGACCAAGACTACCAGAGCCATCGCAGCCTACACAATTTGGTAATGTACCAAATTCTGTTTATTCTCAAAGTATGTACTTAACGCCAGGCTTCGATCAACAAATTATGAAATCAGTAATGGACCAGGTTTGGACTAACTTCGACACAGAAATTGATGATTGGGTAACAACATCAAATGGACCATTTAACCAATTTTCTAATTTATTCAAAGTTAATGAGTCACAAGATGAAGAAAACTGATCCTTTAAATTTAatgaatttttttttcctgttttttaacattttttaattatatcCATATATAATGCTTATTTCCCCGAACTGAAAGGACTTAATACATTTTAAAGCTTTAATACTTATTAAAATCAGTATCTCTACGAATATCACATAATAAACTTACTATacttttcaatttcttATTATTTAAACTTATTCTTTTGAAGGAGATTATTTA
This window contains:
- a CDS encoding HHL212Wp (Syntenic homolog of Ashbya gossypii AGL233C; Non-syntenic homolog of Saccharomyces cerevisiae YKL222C and YOR172W (YRM1)), encoding MVEPDGKVVKTRRKVSKSCVFCRKRRVKCDKARPKCSTCIAKGLPECVYLSEFTHDVNSRELFSSTPNVELLIRIDQLETELARMKSELTPLMYPQQQEKGETVDPLNKLSRFHLVIEKQGRTIFYGPTSYRAVVASVSPRFYKYFTSIWKYLRKTRSTWKKANQYSAMSELDMIETPILTGNARSILEALCLCLPSYEVVERALNLAFKSPFYRNLSFLDRDKVMQDFYTCFMKGTNDLLTGESPIIRLIPTGKKNYYTVGVIVVLLCIIHFGNHVPLDVELFIKYLSTSFNGKVFYVERVEFFVLRFYYRNLFGKNGGDCIHTVFFAEEAITTAIHMGFHKDINDLYKNHPVYKDRILYLENLWHWVLFIDVEVSLSMGVPLHISEKFVTSESILDRNTGSLYFLKEVIVKFRSILNRIYSPVGTPDLKALIEEIREFVRRNYKSLSFYLDGQNLTGQEYMELESLMFFMSTMFHLAMVNLIINDDRSPVIFATILQYILFTIKLTMVVIQRYFDLDSVYYPERVANPTKLPLIHLHQGISLMAKMSPRSIAEYYTLLFDLHTCGDVYSERNGIPDVPVSETFDLDIKSLEVPDDHHVSIPAAAAEIDKLFDDFLSGASAKLLSVLKRTYPFVVMTSLERICKVVLQGAFESQDTMFTSMRNQPTGTYSTSNSKNVQQDQQQRNVSQQYQNMQTPPGHAYPVLMYHSEQSNQGKQFTGNNRPYVGLDISKQASIPTHPALYESRPRLPEPSQPTQFGNVPNSVYSQSMYLTPGFDQQIMKSVMDQVWTNFDTEIDDWVTTSNGPFNQFSNLFKVNESQDEEN